One segment of Candidatus Nitrospira nitrosa DNA contains the following:
- a CDS encoding VPLPA-CTERM sorting domain-containing protein, with protein sequence MKHTYNLKTAMSGLFVAGVLSMAVTAQAVTLDAGVFAVGNGDAANPVVINVPDPGLSGGSGIFLDTINFDLGSFTHFNMTSVANSITAFGSTIFENNGDSELPVVPGGYQGAADTFNALALADLGLSRDYHLHPAGLAPAGAGYTLTLWGSNGGPAVPLPAAAWLFGSGVIGLAGLARRKMAAAV encoded by the coding sequence ATGAAACATACGTACAACCTCAAGACAGCGATGTCCGGCCTTTTTGTCGCCGGCGTCCTCTCGATGGCGGTGACGGCACAGGCCGTCACGCTTGATGCTGGTGTCTTTGCGGTGGGCAACGGCGATGCGGCGAATCCGGTCGTGATTAATGTCCCAGATCCAGGTTTGTCCGGAGGGAGCGGAATTTTCTTGGACACCATTAATTTTGATCTGGGTTCATTCACGCATTTCAATATGACGTCCGTAGCCAATAGCATCACTGCTTTTGGCTCCACCATTTTTGAGAACAATGGTGATTCTGAGCTTCCCGTAGTGCCTGGCGGGTATCAAGGTGCAGCTGACACGTTCAACGCACTAGCACTGGCCGACCTTGGGCTTTCGCGTGATTATCACCTGCATCCTGCAGGCCTTGCTCCTGCTGGAGCAGGCTACACGTTGACCTTGTGGGGCTCGAATGGTGGCCCGGCTGTTCCACTCCCTGCTGCAGCCTGGCTGTTCGGCAGCGGCGTGATCGGATTGGCGGGCTTGGCCCGTCGCAAGATGGCGGCGGCAGTCTGA
- a CDS encoding response regulator transcription factor — protein MKHRMNTRSRLVSRSFVECFSLLALLVFWSVGMSQEVSAAVLYPIGDRPIAVSAPVNADRWDIDDQVDAEMVDRQPVLSLTTSPADLVRALAISYHELTAVGWRSIFEVDHEAWGFTFALTLQGRPGHGPLLLSIGPVKLASSSPIMPLASSPSSVLLFLPGLVGLLGVLLREQHRLTASGSETESLREPPPFGSTPGLLILSADPTFSQGIQAQVSQAGYPSRIAADINDTLTISEHVVPALLLVDRRVPDWDMLRTSPVLKSVPMISLAPAGSLCTEEQWMSDLERGADSIYDFCDGGRLFLAKLRASLRRAGCAVTNRAVYQVGALHLDADHHEVTIAGQQLPLSSKPFAILKTLMEAPSRVFSRSELVDRVWGPQFAIGQHTLDVHVHALRRQLDLVPQRRCQLITIKGVGFKLKAENAMPVSCAVEVECSIHPGDRNTSEELAAASGLRAKQASVDPLCQFPSPHVPALKRVTRRRPNRMPRRPTAVGHFGHAALAS, from the coding sequence ATGAAACACAGAATGAACACTCGGTCGCGATTGGTCTCACGGTCGTTCGTGGAATGTTTCAGTTTACTGGCCCTGCTGGTGTTCTGGTCAGTAGGGATGAGCCAGGAAGTGAGCGCTGCGGTACTGTACCCCATCGGTGATCGACCGATCGCTGTCTCGGCGCCGGTCAATGCCGATAGGTGGGACATCGACGACCAGGTCGACGCGGAAATGGTCGATCGGCAACCCGTGCTCTCATTGACGACCTCGCCGGCTGATTTGGTGCGCGCTTTGGCGATTTCCTATCATGAACTCACGGCGGTCGGTTGGCGCTCGATATTCGAGGTCGATCACGAGGCTTGGGGATTTACCTTCGCCTTGACGCTACAAGGACGACCGGGGCATGGGCCGCTTCTGCTGTCAATTGGTCCGGTCAAGCTGGCCAGCAGTTCGCCGATCATGCCTCTTGCATCTTCTCCCTCGTCTGTTCTGCTGTTTTTGCCCGGGTTAGTCGGCCTACTCGGAGTCCTGTTGCGTGAACAACATCGGCTGACAGCGTCCGGTTCCGAAACGGAATCGCTGAGAGAACCGCCGCCGTTTGGAAGTACTCCCGGCTTGCTCATCCTGTCGGCGGATCCCACATTCTCTCAGGGCATTCAAGCGCAGGTGAGCCAAGCGGGGTATCCGTCTCGAATCGCCGCTGACATCAATGACACCCTCACGATCAGTGAACATGTCGTGCCGGCGCTTCTCCTCGTTGATCGCCGCGTTCCAGATTGGGACATGCTTCGTACCAGTCCGGTGCTGAAGAGCGTCCCCATGATCAGCTTGGCACCGGCAGGAAGTTTGTGCACGGAGGAGCAATGGATGTCGGACTTGGAGCGTGGAGCAGACAGCATCTACGATTTTTGTGATGGAGGCCGCCTGTTTCTTGCCAAGCTGAGAGCCTCCCTTCGGCGAGCCGGGTGTGCGGTCACCAATCGCGCCGTGTACCAGGTGGGGGCTCTGCACTTGGATGCGGATCACCATGAGGTGACGATTGCCGGGCAGCAGCTTCCGCTTTCCTCAAAGCCGTTTGCCATTCTCAAAACGCTGATGGAGGCGCCCTCCAGAGTATTCAGTCGAAGTGAATTGGTCGATCGCGTGTGGGGGCCGCAATTTGCCATTGGGCAACACACGCTGGATGTGCATGTCCATGCGCTTCGCCGGCAACTGGATCTAGTCCCACAACGGCGTTGTCAGCTCATCACGATCAAGGGAGTTGGGTTCAAGCTCAAGGCGGAGAATGCGATGCCGGTCTCCTGTGCCGTGGAAGTCGAGTGTTCGATTCACCCGGGTGATCGCAACACATCTGAAGAATTAGCGGCAGCCTCCGGCTTACGAGCGAAACAAGCCAGCGTCGATCCGCTCTGTCAGTTTCCCTCACCTCACGTTCCCGCCCTTAAGCGGGTCACACGCCGGCGTCCTAACCGGATGCCACGAAGGCCAACAGCAGTGGGTCATTTTGGCCATGCGGCACTCGCTAGTTAG
- a CDS encoding helix-turn-helix domain-containing protein yields the protein MEPLLLRIQEAAEVLQVSKWTIYRWIDEGRLRGTKIGQGSLRVFRASVSELIEKEKIDGEKTQVNGRIKSVEPRPAKRKGR from the coding sequence ATGGAACCGTTGTTGCTGCGTATCCAGGAAGCCGCCGAGGTGCTTCAAGTCAGTAAATGGACGATTTATCGGTGGATCGATGAAGGTCGTTTACGTGGTACTAAAATCGGCCAAGGCAGCCTGCGGGTGTTTCGCGCATCGGTCAGTGAACTGATCGAGAAGGAAAAGATCGACGGGGAAAAGACTCAGGTCAATGGCCGGATCAAATCCGTTGAGCCTCGCCCAGCGAAACGGAAAGGTCGATGA